The bacterium genome has a segment encoding these proteins:
- a CDS encoding nucleoside-diphosphate sugar epimerase/dehydratase: protein MDLLERLNPYRRVLILAMDVGISAVSLFLAFLMLGGGGIAPGMVTGFLAGLALMVPVRLLVFNFSGLYRGIMKYASIDDLKNIFRAVSLGSLLFFFLLLLLRGLHVEAYQDFPKWVMPVDWMLNIIFIGGSRFMVRALRSYRPTALPEAARVLIVGAGDAGESILREIHFNPRSNYEVVGLLDDDPGKLHKQIHGVLVLGNSQMLGEVFESYDVDQVFIAVPNAPAELVRRIVEQCRRHNVTFRKLPGVRDLIDGKVSVSQLREVQLEDLLGRDAVKLDLPSIGRIITDQVVLVTGAAGSIGSELCRQVLAYGPKRLICFDHNENGLYSLMQEFSSRPDRHHIDPVVGSIVEAGRVEWLCSTWKPAVVFHAAAHKHVPMMERNRDEAVRNNILGTRLLAEAAHRHQVDKFVMISTDKAVNPTSTMGVCKRVAELLVRELDSRSATQFMTVRFGNVLGSAGSVVPLFRSQIGAGGPITITHPEIERYFMTIFEAVQLVIQAAALGEGGEIFVLDMGTPMKIIDMARNLITLSGLQEGVDIDIEIVGLRPGEKMSEELWVTGERLLPTRHVKISVAVPDQEADAVVLNGRLEELLAMVDQGRDEELLRLLRALVPTYTPVAGENKRF from the coding sequence TTGGACCTGCTCGAGCGACTGAACCCCTACCGGCGCGTCCTCATCCTTGCCATGGATGTGGGCATCTCCGCCGTTTCGCTTTTCCTGGCCTTCCTCATGCTGGGCGGTGGCGGCATTGCGCCGGGCATGGTGACAGGCTTCCTGGCCGGTCTCGCCCTCATGGTCCCCGTCCGCCTCCTCGTCTTCAACTTCTCGGGCCTCTACCGCGGCATCATGAAGTATGCCTCCATCGACGACCTGAAGAACATCTTCCGCGCCGTCTCCCTGGGCAGCCTGCTCTTCTTCTTCCTCTTGTTGCTGCTTCGCGGCCTGCATGTGGAAGCCTACCAGGACTTTCCCAAATGGGTGATGCCGGTCGACTGGATGCTGAACATCATCTTCATCGGCGGCAGCCGCTTCATGGTGCGGGCCCTGCGCAGCTACCGGCCCACCGCCCTGCCCGAAGCCGCGCGCGTCCTCATCGTGGGCGCCGGGGACGCGGGGGAGTCCATCCTGCGCGAGATCCACTTCAACCCGCGTTCCAACTACGAGGTGGTGGGCCTGCTCGACGACGACCCCGGCAAGCTGCACAAGCAGATCCACGGGGTGCTGGTGCTGGGCAACAGCCAGATGCTGGGCGAGGTCTTCGAGTCCTACGACGTGGACCAGGTCTTCATCGCCGTGCCCAACGCCCCCGCCGAACTGGTGCGGCGCATCGTGGAGCAGTGCCGGCGCCACAACGTCACTTTCCGCAAACTGCCCGGCGTGCGCGACCTGATCGACGGCAAAGTCTCGGTCAGCCAGCTGCGGGAAGTGCAGCTGGAGGACCTGCTGGGGCGGGATGCCGTCAAGCTGGACCTGCCCTCCATCGGGCGCATCATCACCGACCAGGTGGTGCTGGTGACGGGAGCGGCCGGCTCCATCGGCAGCGAGCTGTGCCGCCAGGTCCTGGCCTACGGCCCCAAGCGCCTCATCTGTTTCGACCACAACGAGAACGGCCTCTACAGCCTCATGCAGGAGTTCAGCTCCAGGCCCGACCGCCACCACATCGATCCGGTGGTGGGCTCCATCGTCGAGGCGGGGCGGGTGGAGTGGCTCTGCTCGACCTGGAAGCCGGCCGTGGTCTTCCACGCCGCCGCCCACAAGCACGTGCCCATGATGGAGCGCAACCGCGACGAGGCGGTGCGCAACAACATCCTGGGCACACGGCTGCTGGCCGAGGCCGCCCACCGGCACCAGGTGGACAAGTTCGTCATGATCTCCACCGACAAGGCGGTCAACCCCACCAGCACCATGGGCGTCTGCAAGCGCGTGGCCGAGCTGCTCGTGCGGGAGCTGGACTCCCGCTCCGCCACCCAGTTCATGACCGTGCGCTTCGGCAACGTGCTGGGCAGCGCCGGCAGCGTGGTGCCCCTCTTCCGCAGCCAGATCGGCGCCGGCGGCCCCATCACCATCACGCACCCTGAGATCGAACGCTACTTCATGACCATCTTCGAGGCCGTCCAGCTGGTCATCCAGGCGGCCGCCCTGGGCGAGGGGGGCGAGATCTTCGTCCTGGACATGGGCACGCCCATGAAGATCATCGACATGGCCCGCAACTTGATCACCCTGAGCGGTCTGCAGGAAGGGGTGGACATCGACATCGAGATCGTCGGCCTCCGTCCCGGGGAGAAGATGAGCGAGGAGTTGTGGGTGACCGGCGAGCGCCTGCTGCCCACCCGCCATGTCAAGATCAGCGTGGCCGTGCCCGACCAGGAGGCGGACGCCGTGGTGCTCAACGGGCGGCTCGAGGAGCTGCTGGCCATGGTGGATCAAGGGCGCGACGAGGAGCTGCTGCGGCTCCTGCGCGCCCTGGTGCCGACCTACACCCCGGTGGCCGGAGAGAACAAGCGCTTTTAG
- a CDS encoding DUF2283 domain-containing protein has product MSMKDMYLEVTYRHGKVLAAYLYLPRRTQDRCDHSVEREAGIVVDFHKDGRPIGLELTDPARVSAEIINRILKDFHLDVVTREDLAPLLAA; this is encoded by the coding sequence ATGAGCATGAAGGACATGTATCTCGAAGTCACCTATCGGCATGGCAAAGTGCTGGCCGCCTACTTGTATCTGCCACGCCGGACACAGGACCGTTGTGACCACTCGGTGGAGCGGGAGGCTGGAATCGTGGTGGATTTCCACAAAGATGGTCGGCCCATTGGACTGGAACTGACGGATCCGGCGCGGGTGAGCGCCGAGATCATCAATCGGATCCTCAAAGATTTTCATCTGGATGTAGTGACGCGGGAGGACTTGGCTCCCTTGCTGGCCGCCTGA
- a CDS encoding nucleotide sugar dehydrogenase: MLERIARKDFTVGLIGLGYVGLPLALEFVENGIKVVGFELDARKCELLKAGKSYIKHIPTERIAQAAATGLLDATTAFERLPEVDAILIAVPTPLNKYREPDLGPVIAATETIGRYLRKGQLVVLESTTYPGTVDEVMRPILEQASGLSAEKDFWLAFSPEREDPNNETYNTRTIPKVVGGLTPEASAIAKAVYDHVIVQTVMVSSTRAAEATKLLENIYRAVNIAMINELKMVFTRMGIDIWEVIEAAKTKPFGFQAFYPGPGLGGHCIPIDPFYLTWKAREFEMTTRFIELAGEINTGMPRYVTNRLMHELNRHEKSLKGSCILLLGMAYKKNIDDMRESPSIKLVEQLVNRGAKLDYHDPYIPVYHDEHGADIHLSSVPLSAEMLATYDAVLISTDHDDVDYAFVVKHSRLVLDTRNATKHVKEGREKIAKA; encoded by the coding sequence ATGCTGGAGCGCATCGCCAGGAAGGATTTCACGGTCGGCCTCATCGGGCTGGGCTACGTCGGCCTGCCCCTGGCCCTGGAGTTCGTGGAGAACGGGATCAAGGTCGTCGGCTTCGAGTTGGACGCCCGCAAGTGCGAACTCCTCAAGGCGGGGAAGAGCTATATCAAGCACATCCCCACCGAGCGCATCGCCCAGGCGGCGGCCACGGGCCTGCTGGACGCCACCACCGCCTTCGAGCGGCTGCCCGAGGTGGACGCCATCCTCATCGCCGTGCCCACGCCCCTCAACAAGTACCGGGAGCCCGACCTGGGCCCGGTCATCGCCGCCACCGAGACCATCGGCCGATACCTGCGCAAGGGGCAGCTGGTGGTGCTGGAGTCCACCACCTACCCGGGCACGGTGGACGAGGTGATGCGTCCCATCCTGGAGCAGGCGAGCGGCCTCAGCGCCGAAAAGGACTTCTGGCTGGCCTTCAGCCCGGAGCGCGAGGATCCCAACAATGAGACCTACAACACGCGCACCATCCCCAAGGTGGTGGGCGGCCTCACGCCGGAGGCCTCGGCCATCGCCAAGGCGGTCTACGACCACGTCATCGTGCAGACCGTGATGGTTTCCAGCACGCGGGCGGCGGAGGCCACCAAGCTGCTCGAGAACATCTACCGCGCCGTCAACATCGCCATGATCAACGAGCTGAAGATGGTCTTCACGCGCATGGGGATCGACATCTGGGAGGTGATCGAGGCGGCCAAGACCAAACCCTTCGGCTTCCAGGCCTTCTACCCCGGCCCCGGCCTGGGCGGGCACTGCATCCCCATCGACCCCTTCTACCTCACCTGGAAGGCCCGCGAGTTCGAGATGACCACGCGCTTCATCGAGCTGGCCGGCGAGATCAACACGGGCATGCCGCGCTACGTCACCAACCGCCTCATGCACGAGCTCAACCGCCACGAGAAGAGCCTCAAGGGCAGCTGCATCCTGCTGCTGGGGATGGCCTACAAGAAGAACATCGACGACATGCGGGAGTCGCCCTCCATCAAGCTGGTGGAGCAGCTGGTCAACCGCGGGGCCAAGCTGGACTACCACGACCCCTACATCCCCGTCTACCACGACGAGCACGGGGCGGACATCCACTTGAGCAGCGTGCCCCTCTCGGCGGAGATGCTGGCCACCTACGACGCCGTGCTCATCTCCACCGACCACGACGACGTGGACTACGCCTTCGTGGTGAAGCACTCCCGCCTGGTGCTGGACACGCGCAATGCCACCAAGCACGTCAAAGAGGGCCGCGAGAAGATCGCCAAGGCCTGA
- a CDS encoding polysaccharide biosynthesis/export family protein codes for MAKSVERPRPAAQYRLTPGDQLQVRFPDLQDMDFTAVVRPDGYITSPRYGDLPAMGWTPAQLADSIATAYGREFLAPRATVQVTDFGPQHFYVFGEVKSPNRYTLDQPLELIGAITRAGGFLRSAVPGNIVVVKVGPDGRYAFSLHDLEDILGSTAPPVWLEANDIVVVPKSAISNAADFVRDYVMTFIAPMDAFLRGRYYWQLAENNTP; via the coding sequence ATGGCGAAAAGTGTTGAGCGCCCCCGTCCCGCCGCCCAGTACCGCCTCACCCCCGGCGACCAGCTGCAGGTCCGCTTCCCCGACCTGCAGGACATGGACTTCACCGCTGTGGTGCGGCCGGACGGCTACATCACCTCGCCCCGCTATGGCGACCTGCCCGCCATGGGCTGGACGCCCGCCCAGCTGGCCGACTCCATCGCCACGGCCTACGGACGGGAGTTCCTGGCGCCGCGGGCCACCGTGCAGGTGACGGATTTCGGGCCACAGCATTTCTACGTGTTCGGCGAGGTGAAGAGTCCCAACCGCTACACGCTGGACCAACCCCTCGAGCTGATCGGCGCCATCACGCGGGCGGGCGGCTTCCTGCGCTCCGCCGTGCCGGGCAACATCGTGGTGGTGAAGGTGGGGCCGGACGGCCGCTACGCCTTCAGCCTGCACGACCTGGAGGACATCCTGGGCAGCACGGCTCCCCCGGTTTGGCTGGAGGCGAACGACATCGTGGTCGTGCCCAAGAGCGCCATCTCCAACGCCGCCGACTTCGTGCGCGACTACGTGATGACCTTCATCGCGCCCATGGACGCCTTCTTGCGGGGGCGCTACTACTGGCAGCTTGCTGAGAACAACACTCCCTAG
- a CDS encoding AAA family ATPase: MYLSHFHLSDEPFAITSDPRFLWLSPHHEEAFAHLLYAIQQRKGFAVLTGDIGTGKTTLINGILDRLGDTVRTAVVYNASLDTDELLHYIFRDFGLEPRQRTRSEAIIDLNDWLMRQAEAEINAVIVVDEAQNLSLRTLEDLRLLSNMETARRKLLQIILVGQPELNDKLASPELAQLQQRIAIRYHLRPFQPTETREYVRHRFRLVGGDPSQVFAVEALDLLHSAAAGVPRVINQICDTALLKAYSRGRALIDEAFLAEVLQEDFAFRPLPPGLKGRDTGAGQVAVAAKPVALPRPTAPASRPAPWMWPAVAALVVLVGAVLAWRWRQESPAGMEPAVVNDQIQETQAELARLRAELVQRDSLVLVAAARADSVAHVLARQATVTATGTAGRDRVVTVPAEREGWVTFRIRRDDTLTRIVQQVYGRDDWRLVEEILAANPFITNPNSIRIGDELLLPPAVKRN; the protein is encoded by the coding sequence ATGTATCTGTCGCACTTTCATCTCAGCGACGAACCCTTCGCCATCACGAGCGATCCGCGCTTCCTCTGGCTCAGCCCGCACCATGAGGAGGCCTTCGCCCACCTCCTTTATGCCATCCAGCAGCGCAAGGGCTTCGCCGTCCTCACCGGAGACATCGGCACGGGCAAGACCACGCTCATCAATGGGATCCTGGACCGCCTGGGGGACACGGTGCGCACCGCCGTGGTCTACAATGCTTCCCTCGACACGGACGAGCTGCTCCACTACATCTTCCGCGACTTCGGCCTGGAGCCCCGCCAGCGCACGCGCTCCGAGGCGATCATCGACCTCAACGACTGGCTGATGCGGCAGGCCGAGGCGGAGATCAACGCTGTGATCGTGGTGGACGAGGCGCAGAACCTCAGCCTGCGCACCCTGGAAGACCTGCGCCTCCTCTCCAACATGGAGACGGCCCGGCGCAAACTGCTGCAGATCATCCTCGTCGGCCAACCCGAGCTGAACGACAAGCTGGCCAGCCCCGAGCTGGCCCAGCTCCAGCAACGCATCGCCATCCGCTACCACCTGCGGCCTTTCCAGCCCACGGAAACCCGGGAGTATGTGCGGCACCGCTTCCGCCTCGTGGGCGGCGACCCCTCCCAGGTCTTCGCGGTGGAAGCGCTGGACCTGCTGCACAGCGCCGCCGCCGGGGTGCCCCGCGTCATCAACCAGATCTGCGACACAGCCCTGCTCAAGGCCTACAGCCGGGGCCGGGCTCTCATCGACGAGGCCTTCCTGGCCGAGGTGTTGCAGGAGGACTTCGCCTTCCGTCCCCTCCCGCCGGGACTGAAGGGCCGGGACACCGGGGCGGGACAGGTGGCCGTGGCTGCCAAGCCGGTTGCCCTGCCCCGCCCAACTGCCCCGGCGTCCAGGCCCGCTCCCTGGATGTGGCCAGCTGTTGCCGCCTTGGTGGTGCTGGTCGGGGCTGTCCTGGCCTGGCGCTGGCGGCAGGAGTCCCCGGCCGGGATGGAGCCCGCCGTTGTAAATGACCAGATCCAGGAAACCCAGGCCGAGCTGGCCCGCCTGCGCGCCGAGCTGGTCCAGCGGGACTCCCTCGTCCTGGTTGCCGCCGCCCGCGCCGATTCCGTCGCCCATGTGCTGGCCCGGCAGGCGACTGTGACGGCAACCGGGACAGCCGGCAGGGACCGCGTCGTCACGGTGCCGGCGGAGCGGGAGGGTTGGGTGACCTTCCGCATCCGCCGCGACGACACCCTGACCCGCATCGTCCAGCAGGTCTACGGGCGCGACGATTGGCGGCTGGTGGAGGAGATCCTGGCCGCCAATCCTTTCATCACGAACCCGAATTCGATCCGCATCGGCGATGAATTGTTGCTTCCACCCGCTGTGAAGCGGAACTAG
- a CDS encoding IS256 family transposase: MTRNDETTTLGLLMDLVSTHGTAEMAQTMTQLLNLAMQFERENHLQARLYERSDQRRGVANGYKPKTVRTLLGPLAVSVPQAVMTDGSGESFYPSALEKGLLSERALLTCMGEMYFRGISTRKVTAVFEKCLGMSVSSTQVSRAAKLLDEELAAWRERRLGRVRYLQLDARYEKVRMGGAYVDCALLSAVGVTEDGTRRVMGLSVALSEAEVHWRGFLESLCARGMHGVEYIVSDDHSGLKAARQKVLPSVRWQRCQAHLSRNAQDHCPRRSQKAILGEDLRSVWSSSSREDAQQQLDRLVARYRPSAPKLADWLEANIPEGFTVYELPSSHRRKMRTSNMTERNVQQELLRRTRVCSLFCNEESLLRLGSAVLMELDTRWLSQRKRYITWEDTTRDGLKQISRKDVA, translated from the coding sequence ATGACCCGCAACGACGAAACTACCACACTCGGCCTGCTAATGGATCTGGTTTCGACCCATGGCACAGCGGAAATGGCCCAGACGATGACCCAGCTGCTGAACCTTGCGATGCAGTTCGAGCGGGAGAACCATCTGCAGGCCAGGTTGTATGAGCGCAGCGACCAGCGCCGCGGCGTGGCCAATGGCTACAAACCCAAGACCGTCCGCACCCTGCTTGGCCCCTTGGCCGTGTCAGTGCCTCAGGCGGTGATGACCGACGGCAGCGGGGAGTCCTTCTACCCTTCCGCCCTGGAGAAGGGGCTGCTCAGCGAGCGCGCCCTGCTGACCTGCATGGGGGAGATGTACTTCAGAGGCATCTCCACACGCAAGGTGACAGCGGTCTTCGAGAAGTGCCTGGGCATGTCCGTCAGCTCCACCCAGGTCAGCCGGGCCGCAAAGCTGCTGGACGAGGAACTCGCGGCCTGGCGTGAGCGCCGGCTGGGGCGTGTCCGCTACCTGCAACTGGACGCACGCTACGAGAAGGTCCGCATGGGCGGGGCCTATGTGGATTGCGCCCTGCTGTCCGCAGTCGGCGTCACGGAGGACGGCACCCGACGTGTCATGGGTTTGAGCGTGGCCCTTTCCGAAGCCGAGGTCCACTGGCGGGGCTTCCTGGAAAGCCTGTGCGCGCGGGGCATGCACGGCGTCGAGTACATCGTCAGCGACGACCACAGCGGCCTGAAGGCGGCACGCCAGAAGGTCCTGCCCAGTGTCCGCTGGCAGCGCTGTCAGGCGCACCTGTCCCGGAACGCCCAGGACCACTGCCCGCGCCGGAGCCAGAAAGCCATCCTGGGCGAGGACCTGCGCAGTGTGTGGAGCAGCAGCTCCCGGGAGGACGCCCAGCAGCAACTGGACCGCCTGGTCGCCCGCTACCGGCCATCGGCCCCCAAGCTCGCGGACTGGCTGGAAGCCAACATCCCGGAGGGATTCACGGTCTACGAACTGCCCTCCAGCCACCGCCGCAAGATGCGCACCTCGAACATGACCGAACGCAATGTCCAACAGGAACTCCTCCGAAGGACCCGCGTCTGCAGCCTGTTCTGCAACGAGGAATCCCTGCTGCGCCTGGGATCCGCGGTCCTGATGGAACTGGACACCCGCTGGCTCTCACAGAGAAAACGCTACATCACCTGGGAGGACACAACCCGCGACGGCCTGAAGCAAATTTCCAGAAAAGATGTTGCGTGA
- a CDS encoding polysaccharide pyruvyl transferase family protein, translating into MMPKGKVATLTFFNRLNFGAELQAYALQRKISSLGYTCEILDVLSPDDPQARQPVRYSARKAAHRMHSSQTKLNNYLYKKMERLFGYKNERLTRRGFQKFKEQHLVVSQQKFACVDDLYSIDLDYDTFVTGSDQVWNPQTRITSPEPYFLTFAPPASKRFSYAASFGITMLPEDMREDYRRWLANIQNISVRENEGVAIVRDLTGRQAQVVLDPTLLITPDGWREVARPYAEGRYVVIYSRVYSKYIYDVAVRVAKSLGARIIRIPRGHIREGLEFGVSYAFGNGPAEFLGLFQGAAFIISSSFHGTAFAVNFRKPFYTILRKGGAVNSRMTSFLCNIGLSHRILYEQDELRQIVPHVDFAQTDMVLSRERAASTAFLQQSLAG; encoded by the coding sequence ATGATGCCGAAAGGAAAAGTCGCGACCTTGACCTTCTTTAACCGATTGAATTTCGGTGCGGAATTGCAAGCATATGCGTTGCAGCGAAAAATCTCTTCACTGGGTTATACCTGCGAAATCCTAGATGTGCTGTCGCCGGACGATCCCCAAGCGCGACAACCGGTCAGATATAGCGCACGAAAGGCCGCGCACCGGATGCACAGCAGCCAAACAAAGCTCAACAATTATCTCTATAAAAAAATGGAACGCTTATTTGGGTACAAAAATGAGCGACTGACGCGTCGTGGTTTTCAAAAATTTAAAGAACAACATTTAGTTGTCTCACAGCAGAAGTTCGCTTGTGTTGACGATCTTTATTCTATCGATCTTGATTACGATACCTTTGTCACCGGCAGTGATCAAGTCTGGAATCCGCAAACTCGGATCACTTCGCCAGAGCCATACTTTCTCACTTTCGCCCCGCCTGCATCGAAGCGGTTTTCATACGCGGCCAGCTTCGGTATCACCATGCTTCCCGAGGACATGAGGGAGGATTACCGACGGTGGCTGGCCAACATCCAGAACATTTCCGTGCGTGAGAATGAGGGCGTCGCAATCGTCCGGGACTTGACCGGACGCCAAGCCCAGGTGGTGTTGGACCCCACCTTGCTCATCACGCCTGATGGTTGGCGGGAGGTGGCTCGCCCGTACGCAGAAGGACGATATGTCGTGATTTATAGCCGGGTTTACTCCAAGTACATCTACGATGTCGCCGTGCGGGTGGCCAAGAGCCTTGGTGCGCGGATCATCCGCATTCCGCGCGGCCACATCCGCGAGGGTCTCGAATTCGGCGTGAGTTACGCTTTCGGCAACGGGCCGGCTGAGTTCCTGGGCCTGTTTCAGGGTGCTGCCTTCATTATCAGCTCCTCATTCCACGGCACGGCCTTTGCTGTCAATTTCCGCAAGCCATTCTATACCATACTCAGGAAGGGAGGTGCAGTCAATAGCCGCATGACAAGTTTTCTGTGCAATATTGGCTTATCCCATCGCATTCTATATGAACAGGATGAATTGAGGCAAATCGTGCCGCATGTTGATTTCGCTCAAACCGATATGGTCTTGTCGCGGGAACGTGCCGCGTCCACGGCGTTCCTCCAACAATCATTGGCAGGGTAA
- a CDS encoding NosD domain-containing protein: protein MRASHIMPLSLLLLAMACHKDEGTTWRNVTVLGDQTTAASFGPNERVTIEGDLAFLYEGNDAGLVIRGEVEFRLAEGATCKLPPMILLEDDAHLVVKRLGAGPWYSLKYEHAEGTLALDNVDIEGGQIGLEIRAAQRVMLSRLTMDENEIYSIYCDNVARAEIEDLTIMNSQYGLYCSNNVDSLIMTRFTISNCEIGIYNIRSGMIIDNGEISHCSNVGLYCHGEDFLHATYIDFYANFYHIYERQRNDLNITYCDFAGQERYVIYFHSALYGRNNIRQNNISNEANFVKVVSGTVDVTENYWGTTQDDVIAGRMIDHRVETQLGTINYLPFLIMPVANAGRAD, encoded by the coding sequence ATGAGAGCCAGTCATATCATGCCCTTGTCATTGCTGCTTCTTGCGATGGCCTGTCACAAGGATGAGGGAACCACGTGGAGGAATGTGACCGTCTTGGGCGATCAGACCACAGCGGCGAGCTTTGGCCCCAACGAGCGCGTAACCATCGAAGGTGATTTGGCGTTTTTGTATGAAGGGAACGACGCTGGATTGGTGATCCGCGGCGAGGTGGAATTCCGCTTGGCTGAGGGGGCTACTTGCAAGTTGCCTCCTATGATACTCTTGGAGGACGATGCCCACTTGGTTGTGAAGCGCTTGGGTGCAGGGCCATGGTATAGTTTAAAGTACGAGCATGCTGAAGGGACGCTGGCGCTGGATAATGTGGACATCGAGGGTGGACAAATAGGCCTAGAGATCCGTGCGGCTCAACGGGTGATGTTAAGCAGGTTAACCATGGATGAAAACGAAATTTATAGTATCTATTGCGACAACGTGGCGAGGGCGGAAATTGAAGATTTGACCATCATGAATAGCCAATATGGACTGTATTGCTCTAATAATGTTGATTCATTGATTATGACAAGATTCACAATTAGTAACTGTGAGATAGGAATTTATAATATTCGATCAGGAATGATCATTGATAATGGAGAAATATCGCATTGCTCAAATGTTGGCCTATATTGTCATGGCGAGGATTTTTTGCATGCCACTTATATAGATTTTTACGCCAATTTTTACCATATCTATGAGCGTCAAAGAAATGATCTAAACATCACATATTGCGACTTCGCAGGACAAGAACGGTATGTTATTTACTTTCATAGCGCGCTATATGGTAGAAATAATATCAGGCAAAACAACATTAGTAACGAGGCGAACTTTGTAAAGGTTGTGTCAGGTACTGTTGATGTCACTGAGAACTACTGGGGAACAACACAAGATGACGTGATTGCCGGAAGGATGATAGATCATCGTGTTGAAACTCAGTTGGGCACAATAAACTATCTTCCTTTTTTAATCATGCCAGTCGCCAATGCAGGAAGGGCAGATTAG
- a CDS encoding glycosyltransferase family 4 protein gives MYDARIYERTCRALVRIGHRVTLIITHDKAETLNGVEILPIPERRGLRRRILSCWDALRLARRVKADVYHFHDPDLLPWMVLLAWQGRPVIYDKHENHVVRFHMWGLPGWMARLAGGMYTAIECWCIAQFAGVVAVSDSILAMSDGVRRDGVLVQNVPDIKRLVDVEVPEVKPLPPTVYTSGTHSDDRHCRQTIQAMPEVLAKHPDTVFAFVGRYEPAGYDQVLRELARHLSVEQNLCLEGMLPWKDNFMRLMNAHIGCVFYEDNVNNRVTIPNRIFEYMFCGVAVLAQDFPELVKILNDTQAGLVVDTSRPGDIAQAIITLLDDPSRRQAMGTRGRQTVLETYNLNRQVLNLLQLYNRVLRASQMQNTMRDEMNHGSRL, from the coding sequence ATGTACGATGCGCGGATCTACGAGCGCACCTGCCGGGCCTTGGTGCGCATAGGCCACCGCGTAACCCTTATCATTACCCATGACAAGGCCGAGACCTTGAATGGCGTGGAGATCCTGCCGATTCCCGAGCGGCGGGGCCTGCGTCGCCGAATCCTCAGTTGCTGGGATGCACTGCGTCTGGCCCGCCGCGTGAAGGCTGACGTGTACCATTTCCACGACCCCGATTTGTTACCGTGGATGGTGCTTCTGGCGTGGCAGGGACGACCCGTGATCTATGACAAACATGAAAACCATGTGGTCCGCTTCCACATGTGGGGCTTGCCGGGATGGATGGCACGCTTGGCCGGAGGCATGTACACGGCCATAGAGTGCTGGTGTATAGCCCAGTTCGCGGGGGTGGTGGCCGTTTCGGACAGCATCCTGGCCATGTCCGATGGCGTGCGGCGAGATGGCGTTCTGGTCCAGAACGTGCCGGACATCAAGCGGTTGGTGGATGTAGAGGTTCCAGAGGTCAAGCCCTTGCCGCCCACTGTCTACACTTCGGGCACGCATTCGGATGATCGGCACTGCCGCCAGACCATCCAGGCTATGCCGGAGGTATTGGCCAAACACCCGGACACGGTGTTCGCGTTCGTGGGCCGTTATGAACCAGCCGGATACGACCAGGTGCTGCGGGAGCTGGCCCGCCACCTTAGTGTGGAGCAGAACCTATGTTTGGAGGGCATGCTGCCCTGGAAGGATAATTTCATGCGCCTCATGAACGCCCACATTGGCTGTGTCTTTTACGAAGACAATGTGAACAACCGTGTGACCATCCCTAACCGCATCTTCGAGTACATGTTCTGTGGGGTGGCGGTACTAGCGCAGGACTTTCCGGAGCTGGTGAAGATCCTGAACGATACGCAAGCTGGCCTTGTAGTGGACACTTCCCGCCCAGGGGACATCGCCCAGGCTATCATCACATTGCTGGACGACCCATCACGTCGACAGGCGATGGGCACTCGGGGGCGCCAAACAGTGCTGGAGACCTACAACCTGAATCGACAGGTGCTCAATCTACTTCAGCTTTATAACCGAGTCTTGCGCGCCTCGCAAATGCAGAATACAATGCGCGACGAGATGAATCACGGGAGCCGATTATGA
- a CDS encoding DUF3473 domain-containing protein: MLGLLEERGVHCTCFVLGEVAEAFPNLVKRIHEQGHELGVHGWHHHRVFEQERTVYGESLRRARALLQDLSGQEVLGYRAVAMSITKATWWAYDAISQAGFRYSSSIYPFRGTRYGVPEASPGAHRVTVGSGGELLEIPLSVVQLGPLRLPALGGGYFRHLPYAYSRWALARLEREQRPAVIYLHPYELDSQFSFWCMPIDLSRAEEHAIRRVFRSQLRNREQTEGKLGKLLAEARCSTIHQVFGPMLP, from the coding sequence ATGCTGGGCCTACTCGAGGAAAGGGGCGTGCACTGCACGTGCTTCGTCCTTGGCGAAGTGGCGGAGGCCTTTCCCAACCTCGTCAAGCGCATTCATGAGCAGGGTCACGAGTTGGGCGTCCACGGCTGGCACCACCACCGCGTCTTTGAACAGGAGCGCACGGTCTATGGCGAGAGCCTGCGCCGGGCACGCGCCTTGTTGCAGGATCTGAGCGGACAGGAGGTCCTGGGCTACCGGGCCGTGGCCATGAGCATTACTAAGGCCACGTGGTGGGCCTATGATGCGATCTCACAGGCGGGGTTTCGCTATTCCAGCTCTATATACCCCTTCAGGGGAACGCGCTATGGCGTGCCAGAGGCTTCCCCGGGCGCCCACCGAGTGACCGTCGGGTCCGGCGGGGAGCTGTTAGAGATTCCCTTGTCGGTCGTGCAGTTGGGGCCCTTGCGCCTGCCGGCCTTGGGGGGCGGGTACTTCCGCCATCTTCCCTATGCATACAGCCGCTGGGCCTTGGCCCGCTTGGAACGCGAACAGCGGCCGGCGGTGATCTACCTGCATCCTTACGAACTTGACAGCCAGTTCTCCTTTTGGTGCATGCCCATCGACCTATCCCGTGCAGAGGAGCACGCCATCCGGAGGGTCTTCAGATCTCAGCTTCGCAACCGGGAACAGACGGAAGGTAAACTGGGGAAGCTGCTCGCGGAGGCGCGCTGCTCGACTATACACCAAGTGTTTGGACCCATGCTGCCATGA